The genome window TGGCTTCTCGACAACCAGAAGCAAACCTCAGTCTAATCTGGTTCACTGTTTGGTCAAGTTTAGTACATGGACTAATTATGGCGGTACACGCAGTTATTGATCCTGTCGAACGTGGACACCTGTTTGGTGATGTTCCTGCATTATTCTTGGTGGCAATTGTCCTTGCCTTCCTTACGCCGCGTAAAATGGTGTCTAGTGTAATTAATAGTGAAACCGCCCCAAAGGTTCATTTACCGTGAAAAGTGAACTGGTTCAAGGGCAGTTAATAATGTTTAGCAATCTTGCTGTCTGTAGAATCCAGGGTAGTCAATCTATTTATAAGTCATGACATCATCTAGAGACGTGATTTCTACCTCTGCAATAAGACATTTACAGAGGTAGAAGCTCTTTTAATTGCCGATTCCACTAAATTCTAAATTCGTGGAATGCCTGTCAGCATCAATCAAAAATTAAGAAACGCTTCCGTTCTCAAAACCGTAGATGGCTAAACATAAGCGTTTTTGTTAGGTAATGTTTGCAATACTTTTGCTCGGTTGTACCAGTCGCAATTGGGGGAGCCAAACGATACTATCTAACAAGTTAACCTAGTACTGGTTTGCTAGTATTGCGCCTTTAAGTGTGCTTTTACCTCCTGGATGACCAAATTGTGAATCATACCCTGACCAAAATTAACGACATTTCAAGGGTTATAGCCTAAACAGAACATAAAACTTTGCATAAAATTGTGACCGCGTGTCCTGATTGTGAATCATAATAAAACCTAGAGTTGTCACAACTACAAACCGAAAACTTCTCCCGAATAATTCTCTAAAAATAACTAATAGGTACAACTTAGATGACAAAATATAGTTCAAAGTGGCTAAGATATGATTCAATTCGCGTCTTCTTGGTGTTTTGAGAAGACTGTTGTGAAGTTTATGAATTAAGAGCATCACATAGGTCACGCCAAGGGGGCGAGGCTCAAATGAACAAATTAGAGTTTGAAGATTGGTGTAGGCAACAGCAACTAGCAACCCACACCATTGATTTGATTGCACAGATCAGGAAATCCCCACCCTCACGTCGGGTACAAGGACGAACCAAAAATGTTTGTGGCGTGTACCCTAGTTCAAAAATGGGGGTCACAATTCAATTCGAGAGCCATACAGTGGAATTGTGGGCGATTTACCTAATGGAACATGACCCACAAGTTTTAGAGTTCTACGACCAGCCACCACCATTCAAAATCCAGTATAAAAATCAAGCAGGGCGTAATATCGGTCACTATCATACCCCTGACTTTTTTGTATTACGTCATGATGGTGCTTGCTGGGAAGAGTGGAAAACAGTTAAGGAACTAGAGAAATTAGCACAAAAATATCCTGGGCGTTATCAAAAAACAACATCCGGTCATTGGCATTGCCCACCAGGAGAAGCACACGCATCACAATTTGGTCTAAAATACTGCGTTCGTACTGATGCCGAATTGAATCCCGTCTTTACCCAGAACTTGATGTTTTTGTCAGATTACCTGGGATTTAAATCAAATTTGACAACAGATGTACATTCGACAGTTCTGGCTTACCTAGAAGCAAATCCAGGAATAACGATTGCAGCATTGCTACAAGAATTAAATGATGTATGTGCCAATGACATATACATCATGATTGCAACTGAGCTTGTGTACGTGGATTTGTCTGCTGTCCCCTTAGTTGAACATTACAGGACACGATTATGGGTAAGTCAACAAAATCATGACGCTTATACACACGCATCTGTTGTAGGAGTAACTACAAAGAACCCGACCTATAGTCCCACGTCACTGCTACCTAACACAGCCCTAATGTGGGATTCGGCGCTATGGACTTTAGTTAATTATGGCGAGACTACAACCACGCTATTACCAGAGTCAGGCTTCCCAATACAGTTGCCCACAGCATTTTTTCTCCAGTTATTCGACAGTGGCACCATTAAAATCCATAACGGAGTTACAGATGCAACTATAAATGAAACGGTACGGGCTTTAATGGAGGCGGCAAATCCTGTTCACTTAAAAGAAGCGAACCGAAAATTTAATATAGTACAAGCATATTTCCAGCGCCATACAGATATTTATCAAGACATCAACCCGCGTACCTTGCGTAGATGGGTACAACAGTTCCGTGAAGCAGAAGCGAGTTATGGTTGCGGTTATGTCGGGTTACTACCACGCACACATCAGCAAGGGAATCGTCAACCAAAATCGCCGACAGATTCAAGTGAATTATTAGATAAATTTATTAAAGAGCATTTTGAAACACCAAGACAAGCGACAGGCGCTTCAGTATATCGGGCGTATGTCAGAGCCTGTACAGCATTAAATATACAACCCCTTAGTAACCGCACTTTCTACCAGCGTTTAAAAAAACGCCCAACCCATGAGCAGACATTAAAGCGTCAGGGAGCAAAAGCCGCATACGCAAAAGAGCCTTTTGTCTGGGAACTAGCTTTAAATACACGTCCTCACGGAAACCGTCCTCTGGAGATAGTTCATATCGACCATACCGAACTTGATATTGAATTACGCTCACAAGCAACAGGTCGGTTACTGGGGCGACCTTGGCTAACATTACTGACTGATGCCTATTCCCGGCGAATATTGGCAGTTTATCTGACTTTTGATGCACCTTCTTACAGGTCTTGCATGATGGGGCTACGTATTTTAGTCCAACGCCAAGGTCGTTTTCCCTCAACACTTGTTGTTGATGGAGGCAAAGAATTCCACAGTATATACTTTGACACCTTGCTGGCACGTTACCACTGCACCAAGAAAACAAGACCTGGTGGCAAACCCCGCTTTGGGTCAGTAATTGAACGATTATTTGGGACGACAAATACTGAGTTTATCTATAACCTACTAGGTAACACCCAAGCAAGTAAACAGCCCCGCCAACTCACCAAAACTGTTGACCCAAAACAGTTAGCTGTATGGAATTTGGGAGATTTATATACTTACTTGACCCAGTGGGCTTACTCGATTTACGACTCAAATCATCACGACTCATTAGGTGCGTCTCCAGGCGTTGTTTATACCGAAGGGTTGTCAATTGCCGGAGAACGCTTACACCGAAGAATTGCTTATAACGAAGAGTTCCTTATGGCAACACGTCCTTCCACCGCCAAAGGTCAAGCGAAAGTTCAGCCGGGATATGGGATTAAAGTCAATTATCTCTACTATTGGAGTGATGCTTTCCGCAATCCCAATGTAGAAAAAACATTAGTACCAGTACGCTACGACCCTTTTGATATGGGAGTTGCTTACGCCTATGTTGATGGGCGCTGGGTGAGATGTATCTCTCAGTATTACAGTACTTTCGTCGGACGCACTGAAAAAGAAGTGTTGTTAGCGGCACAAGAAATTAGGCAATTGAACAAACGTAGCGCCACGGCGACGAATTTGAACGCCAAACATTTAGCTGACTTCATTGCCAATGTCCAAGAACACGAAGCCTTGTTGCTGCAAAGATTGCGTGATTTGGAAAGTAAACGCTTACTAGACAATTTAACGTCTAGTAATTCTTCTGTTCCATCAGTAAACCAAGTTCAATCAACGTTTGCTGTATTGGCACAACAGAGTTCAGATGTTGCATCGCAGCACGTACCATCTCGAAACGTTGAACCGTTGGATCTAAGTTCACTGCCAATATTAGCGGAATACAAATAGATGGATTTAAACAGGAACAGGAGCGATGACATCAACTTACTTACTCAATTTAAGGAGTATGCAGTTTTACATCCACAGTTAGCACGGGTAGATATGCTGCTCATGCGTGCGATTCGAGAACCTGCTGGATTTGCTCATGTGTTGGTTTATGGGCCAAGTGGTGTGGGCAAGACGACGATGATACGGCAAATTGCCCGACGTTTAAATGCTCCTCACACTGAGGATTTAGCATTGAATGATTCAAGCTACCGCAACGGTTATACACCTCAATTACCTCTGTTGCTCATAGAGACACGTCCACCTGACAGTGGGGTGTTTAATCGAACTGACTATTACCGGACTGCTCTGAAGCTTTTGAATGAGCCATTCTACGAGCGTCGTAGCATTGTAGACATTGATACGTCGGAGGCATGGGAGAAAAAAGGGCGCGGGCGTACTAGCAAAACTTCCCAGTTTAATGATTCTCCAGAACTGCGCCACGCATTAGAAGAAGCGATAACCAAACGTGGTGTACGTGCGGTTATCCTCGATGAAGCACAACATTTAATGAAGATTGGGACTGGAAGTAATGCTGGCAAGCTGTTAGACCAGTTGGATTGGATTAAATCCATGACGAATGTTACGGGTGTTTTACACATCCTGATTGGTACTTACGAACTGTTAAATTTCCGCAATTTAAGTGGTCAAGCATCCCGGCGCGGTCTGGATATCCACTTTCCGCGCTATTTGTACCAAAATGAACTAGACCGTTTGGATTTTCAGGCAGCGTTATTGGCACTCCTCAAGCAAGTACCTCTTGATACTAATATTCCTGAATTAATGCAGCATTGGCTTTACTTCTATGAACATTCTATTGGCTGCCTTGGAGTACTAAAAGACTGGCTCATCAGAGCTGTGGCTGCGGCATTAGATGATGGAAATCAAGCTTTAACTTTAAAACAATTACACGAACATACCCTAACGCTAGCGCAGTGCGAACGCATGGCAATAGAAGCAACTGAAGGCGAAGAAAAACTGAGCTATATGGAGAGCCGCCGCGAACACTTATGGCATTTGCTACAAATAGGAATGGGTTCAACGGATGTACCGACTAGTGCAGTCCCTCCTGAAACTCCGTTGGTCGGTAGTGAAATCACTTCATCGAAAACAGAGTCACCACCTAAAACAAAGCGGACTCGGAAAAAGCCAAACGTAACTGCACCACAAGAATTTACGACCACAACAGCAAACGAGATCCCCGTAGAGCCAGCCCCGAAGAAAAAGCAGACTCGCAAGAAAACTACATCTACTCAAACGCTTGAAATTACTGAAACGCCACTTAATGATTCTAGTACTGACCTTCAGGCGATAACCCAGGACACGCAACAGCAAACAGATAAGAGTCCCCAGAAAAAGTCAGGCACACGGGTTGGACAACGTAAACCCAAGCGAGACACTG of Nostoc sp. MS1 contains these proteins:
- a CDS encoding DUF6632 domain-containing protein is translated as MDERHRYLKIALIIVGIAFLLIYPLTKIWASGWLWQPSQYEYEQMIIGVYATLGVFLLLASRQPEANLSLIWFTVWSSLVHGLIMAVHAVIDPVERGHLFGDVPALFLVAIVLAFLTPRKMVSSVINSETAPKVHLP
- a CDS encoding TnsA endonuclease N-terminal domain-containing protein: MNKLEFEDWCRQQQLATHTIDLIAQIRKSPPSRRVQGRTKNVCGVYPSSKMGVTIQFESHTVELWAIYLMEHDPQVLEFYDQPPPFKIQYKNQAGRNIGHYHTPDFFVLRHDGACWEEWKTVKELEKLAQKYPGRYQKTTSGHWHCPPGEAHASQFGLKYCVRTDAELNPVFTQNLMFLSDYLGFKSNLTTDVHSTVLAYLEANPGITIAALLQELNDVCANDIYIMIATELVYVDLSAVPLVEHYRTRLWVSQQNHDAYTHASVVGVTTKNPTYSPTSLLPNTALMWDSALWTLVNYGETTTTLLPESGFPIQLPTAFFLQLFDSGTIKIHNGVTDATINETVRALMEAANPVHLKEANRKFNIVQAYFQRHTDIYQDINPRTLRRWVQQFREAEASYGCGYVGLLPRTHQQGNRQPKSPTDSSELLDKFIKEHFETPRQATGASVYRAYVRACTALNIQPLSNRTFYQRLKKRPTHEQTLKRQGAKAAYAKEPFVWELALNTRPHGNRPLEIVHIDHTELDIELRSQATGRLLGRPWLTLLTDAYSRRILAVYLTFDAPSYRSCMMGLRILVQRQGRFPSTLVVDGGKEFHSIYFDTLLARYHCTKKTRPGGKPRFGSVIERLFGTTNTEFIYNLLGNTQASKQPRQLTKTVDPKQLAVWNLGDLYTYLTQWAYSIYDSNHHDSLGASPGVVYTEGLSIAGERLHRRIAYNEEFLMATRPSTAKGQAKVQPGYGIKVNYLYYWSDAFRNPNVEKTLVPVRYDPFDMGVAYAYVDGRWVRCISQYYSTFVGRTEKEVLLAAQEIRQLNKRSATATNLNAKHLADFIANVQEHEALLLQRLRDLESKRLLDNLTSSNSSVPSVNQVQSTFAVLAQQSSDVASQHVPSRNVEPLDLSSLPILAEYK
- a CDS encoding ATP-binding protein codes for the protein MDLNRNRSDDINLLTQFKEYAVLHPQLARVDMLLMRAIREPAGFAHVLVYGPSGVGKTTMIRQIARRLNAPHTEDLALNDSSYRNGYTPQLPLLLIETRPPDSGVFNRTDYYRTALKLLNEPFYERRSIVDIDTSEAWEKKGRGRTSKTSQFNDSPELRHALEEAITKRGVRAVILDEAQHLMKIGTGSNAGKLLDQLDWIKSMTNVTGVLHILIGTYELLNFRNLSGQASRRGLDIHFPRYLYQNELDRLDFQAALLALLKQVPLDTNIPELMQHWLYFYEHSIGCLGVLKDWLIRAVAAALDDGNQALTLKQLHEHTLTLAQCERMAIEATEGEEKLSYMESRREHLWHLLQIGMGSTDVPTSAVPPETPLVGSEITSSKTESPPKTKRTRKKPNVTAPQEFTTTTANEIPVEPAPKKKQTRKKTTSTQTLEITETPLNDSSTDLQAITQDTQQQTDKSPQKKSGTRVGQRKPKRDTVGHESQSTT